One Bradyrhizobium sp. ISRA464 genomic window carries:
- a CDS encoding N-acyl homoserine lactonase family protein, whose amino-acid sequence MKMHMLSGGRLRMAKRTYLPDAARGEMFELPVSCALIRHAQGNVLFDTGCHPDVATDLEGRLGTLAKYMNPIMPAGDHVLTSLKAVGLGPHDIDVVICSHLHTDHCGCNAFFKKATIFVHALEIEAANAPDAFDRGYIKADWDHPLKMEIFDRQTDVFGDGKLTLIPLPGHSKGTTGALVKLDKSGEFLLASDALSVRANLDQRTSPRNSLDVDQFLKSLDEIAKLEAAGVKIICGHDDAQWASLRKGPDAYA is encoded by the coding sequence CGGGCGGCCGGCTCAGGATGGCGAAGCGGACCTATCTGCCCGACGCCGCGCGTGGTGAGATGTTCGAGCTTCCGGTGTCATGCGCGCTCATCCGGCACGCTCAGGGCAATGTGCTGTTCGATACCGGATGTCATCCCGACGTTGCGACCGATCTCGAAGGTCGGCTCGGCACGCTCGCCAAGTACATGAATCCGATCATGCCAGCGGGCGATCATGTGCTGACGAGTCTCAAGGCGGTCGGCCTCGGCCCCCACGACATCGATGTCGTGATCTGTTCCCACCTGCACACCGATCATTGCGGCTGCAACGCCTTCTTCAAGAAGGCGACGATTTTCGTCCACGCGCTCGAGATCGAGGCTGCGAATGCGCCTGATGCGTTCGATCGCGGATACATCAAGGCGGATTGGGATCATCCGCTGAAGATGGAAATCTTCGACCGGCAGACGGACGTGTTCGGCGACGGCAAGCTGACCCTGATCCCGCTGCCCGGACACTCCAAGGGAACGACCGGCGCGCTGGTCAAGCTCGACAAGAGCGGCGAATTCCTGCTCGCTTCCGACGCGCTGAGCGTGCGCGCGAATCTCGACCAGCGAACTTCCCCGAGGAATAGCCTCGATGTCGATCAGTTCCTGAAATCGCTCGACGAGATCGCGAAGCTCGAGGCCGCCGGCGTCAAGATCATCTGCGGCCACGACGATGCGCAGTGGGCGAGCCTGCGAAAGGGGCCGGACGCCTATGCGTAA
- a CDS encoding SDR family oxidoreductase: MSKEGLCAIVTGSASGLGAATAQILATDGARIIINYSNSKAEAEATAEACRKQGAEVLVVQGDVSRDEDCKKIAAAAQGWGRLDVLVNNAGTTKHVPHHDLDGLSAEDFQRIYAVNTIGPFQMVRAARALLETGAKASGRPSAVVNVSSIAGISGGGSSVAYAASKGALNTMTQSLARALAPLIRVNTVCPGYIDTPWFTKGRGEAGAKQVRDAVVARVPLKVASTAEDIANLVCFLASPASSNMTGEFVRMDAGMHLIQ, encoded by the coding sequence ATGTCGAAGGAAGGTTTGTGCGCGATCGTGACCGGGTCCGCATCGGGGCTCGGTGCTGCTACGGCGCAAATCCTCGCCACGGACGGCGCGCGCATCATCATCAACTATTCCAACAGCAAGGCGGAGGCTGAGGCGACCGCGGAAGCCTGCCGCAAGCAGGGCGCCGAGGTGCTGGTGGTGCAGGGCGACGTCTCGCGCGACGAGGACTGCAAGAAGATTGCCGCCGCGGCGCAAGGTTGGGGCCGGCTCGACGTGCTGGTCAACAATGCCGGCACCACCAAGCATGTGCCGCATCACGATCTCGACGGGCTGTCGGCGGAAGACTTCCAGCGCATCTATGCCGTCAACACCATCGGCCCGTTCCAGATGGTCCGCGCCGCGCGTGCGCTGCTGGAAACCGGCGCGAAGGCATCAGGCCGGCCGTCGGCGGTGGTGAACGTCTCCTCGATCGCCGGCATTTCCGGCGGTGGTTCGTCGGTCGCCTATGCCGCGAGCAAGGGCGCGCTCAACACCATGACGCAGTCGCTGGCGCGCGCGCTGGCGCCCCTGATCCGCGTCAACACGGTTTGCCCGGGCTATATCGATACGCCGTGGTTCACCAAGGGCCGCGGCGAGGCGGGCGCCAAGCAGGTGCGCGATGCCGTGGTGGCGCGGGTGCCGCTGAAGGTCGCGTCGACGGCGGAGGATATCGCCAACCTGGTCTGCTTCCTGGCAAGCCCGGCGTCGAGCAACATGACCGGTGAGTTCGTTCGCATGGACGCCGGCATGCATTTGATTCAGTAA
- a CDS encoding GlsB/YeaQ/YmgE family stress response membrane protein: MGGIIWVIIVGFVAGIIARFLSPGPNNPSGFILTTVLGIAGAFLATWVGQAIGHYGPEQGAGFITATIGALVVLFIWNRLVAAGVVSDPGNK; the protein is encoded by the coding sequence ATGGGCGGCATCATCTGGGTCATCATCGTCGGCTTTGTCGCAGGGATCATCGCGCGGTTCCTGTCGCCGGGGCCGAACAATCCAAGCGGCTTCATTCTCACCACAGTGCTCGGCATCGCCGGTGCGTTTCTCGCAACCTGGGTCGGCCAGGCGATCGGCCATTACGGTCCCGAGCAGGGCGCCGGCTTCATCACCGCCACGATCGGCGCGCTGGTGGTGCTGTTCATCTGGAACCGGCTGGTCGCGGCGGGCGTGGTCTCCGATCCCGGCAACAAATAA
- a CDS encoding YidB family protein, whose translation MGLLDVLNGMQNGPRGPSAPSTQSDSSSGGGMSPMTMAILALLAWKAVKHFTGSNQPGTAAPAPTPSQAPPLPGNVTAGLPGGSGGGLSDVLKSGLGGLLAGGAAGTVLSGGLGDLLNQLQQTGHGDAANSWVSNGPNKQISPGDLANALGADQIDSLASQSGMSRDDLLQGLSQYLPDVINHLTPDGRLPSGDELHGRL comes from the coding sequence ATGGGTTTACTCGACGTACTCAACGGCATGCAGAACGGGCCCCGCGGTCCGAGTGCGCCAAGCACACAATCCGACAGCTCCAGTGGTGGGGGAATGTCGCCGATGACGATGGCCATCCTGGCGCTGCTTGCCTGGAAAGCCGTCAAGCATTTCACCGGCAGCAACCAGCCGGGTACCGCAGCGCCGGCACCGACGCCGTCACAGGCTCCGCCGCTCCCCGGCAACGTGACCGCGGGACTTCCCGGCGGGTCCGGCGGCGGACTCTCTGATGTGCTCAAGAGCGGCCTCGGCGGACTGCTCGCAGGCGGCGCGGCCGGCACTGTGCTGAGCGGCGGCCTCGGCGACCTGCTCAACCAACTTCAGCAGACGGGGCATGGCGACGCGGCAAATTCCTGGGTCAGCAACGGTCCCAACAAGCAGATCTCGCCTGGCGATCTCGCCAACGCGCTCGGCGCCGACCAGATCGATTCGTTGGCATCGCAGAGCGGCATGTCGCGCGACGATTTGCTGCAGGGCCTGAGCCAGTATCTGCCCGACGTGATCAATCACCTGACGCCGGACGGGCGGCTGCCGAGCGGCGACGAACTGCACGGCAGGCTGTGA